One stretch of Methanobrevibacter sp. DNA includes these proteins:
- a CDS encoding zinc ribbon domain-containing protein, translating to MVKCPRCGYENSSTAVYCDNCAYRLTDSKGNKFNNSRRTSSWNIGIAKKIVIVLGIVIIALLLFSFVYNNTQPSHEDSFNLITDNGTVHKTAPYPYKAVIEYEGSWGAQMGDPNYLVSEDGYGDKTFTLDCAAWDKISISAQKYDYGEGELHVKLLRNGEVVAENSTTNVTGSVVVNYN from the coding sequence ATGGTTAAATGTCCACGATGTGGTTATGAAAATTCTTCCACTGCTGTATATTGTGATAACTGTGCTTATCGTTTAACTGATTCTAAGGGAAATAAATTCAATAATTCTCGTAGAACTAGCAGTTGGAATATTGGCATAGCAAAAAAAATTGTCATTGTATTGGGAATAGTTATCATTGCGCTATTGTTATTCTCATTTGTTTATAACAACACACAACCTTCTCATGAAGATTCATTTAATCTTATCACTGATAACGGTACTGTTCATAAAACTGCTCCTTATCCATATAAAGCTGTCATTGAATATGAAGGCAGTTGGGGCGCTCAAATGGGTGATCCTAATTATCTTGTAAGTGAAGATGGTTATGGAGATAAAACATTTACACTTGATTGCGCCGCATGGGATAAAATATCAATCAGTGCACAAAAATATGATTACGGTGAAGGGGAATTACACGTAAAATTATTAAGAAATGGTGAAGTTGTAGCTGAAAACTCAACTACAAATGTAACTGGTAGTGTGGTTGTTAATTATAATTAA